A stretch of Macadamia integrifolia cultivar HAES 741 chromosome 7, SCU_Mint_v3, whole genome shotgun sequence DNA encodes these proteins:
- the LOC122083271 gene encoding uncharacterized protein LOC122083271 isoform X1 — MSDSWTDIKKRSWVNVIAYSPGGAMFLKCIECGINRLTSTFLFNEISDVIEKVGPNNVVQFISDNGSNFCSCGDILAGKWRHIYKTNCAAHGINLLLKDIHKKVKWVREVIEDGKLVVDYIHRHTGIVALMRKFTNNRDIKQPCKTRFGTYFFMLQSLIVVENELRLFVASSEWRAFQFNRAEMAVRTVGIIQSDIFWDGAKEVVAFMEPLIRIFHLIDSDGSTAGYLYEATERAKETL; from the coding sequence ATGTCCGATTCTTGGACTGACATAAAGAAGAGGTCGTGGGTTAATGTGATTGCTTACTCCCCTGGGGGTGCTATGTTTTTGAAATGTATTGAGTGCGGTATAAATAGATTAACTTCAACAtttcttttcaatgaaatttctgatgtcATTGAAAAAGTTGGACCAAACAATGTTGTGCAATTTATTTCAGATAATGGTTCTAACTTTTGTTCTTGTGGTGATATATTGGCTGGAAAATGGCgtcatatatataaaacaaattGTGCTGCCCATGGGATTAATCTGCTTTTGAAAGATATTCACAAAAAAGTTAAATGGGTGAGGGAAGTTATAGAAGATGGAAAACTTGTAGTGGATTATATTCACAGGCACACAGGTATTGTAGCATTGATGAGGAAATTCACCAACAATAGAGATATCAAGCAGCCTTGCAAGACAAGGTTtggtacttatttttttatgctgcAGTCTCTTATTGTTGTTGAGAATGAGTTGAGGCTTTTTGTTGCATCATCTGAGTGGAGAGCCTTTCAATTCAATAGAGCTGAAATGGCAGTGAGAACTGTTGGGATAATTCAATCAGATATATTTTGGGACGGGGCAAAGGAAGTTGTTGCTTTCATGGAGCCACTTATTCGTATTTTTCATCTTATTGATTCAGATGGTTCTACCGCAGGTTACTTATATGAAGCAACAGAAAGGGCAAAAGAAACATTGTGA